A window of the Synechococcus sp. M16.1 genome harbors these coding sequences:
- a CDS encoding AAA family ATPase, with the protein MGQDLFAFHGEQQRRRLAPLADRMRPRTLEEFEGQRGILADGRLLRRAIKADRVGNLILHGPPGVGKTTLARIIANHTRAHFSSLNAVLAGVKDLRIEVDAARQRLERHGLRTILFIDEVHRFNSAQQDALLPWVENGTVILIGATTENPYFEVNKALVSRSRLFRLLPLEPEDLQRLLQRALADDERGYGNRAIAINSDAANHLVDVAGGDARSLLNALELAVESSEPDGDGVIQINLAIAEESIQQRAVLYDKHGDAHYDTISAFIKSLRGSDADAALFWLARMVEAGENPRFIFRRMLIAAGEDIGLADPQAIVVVEACAAAFERVGLPEGLYPLAQAALYLAGTEKSNSVLGFFDALKTVRDAQKQDVPGHLRDANRDGAAFGDGVGYRYPHAYAEHWVEQQYLPTPLQGEVFWQPGQLGWEGERRERMAERRAAQLAAAAELAADQPLLLSSGPDRPGVDRWVQRQLGQEGERLQRLRERLWREIPWTRRDRVLLLGVRSLIWALDPLRAAPEGGVTVLCENEADRSRLAAQMDLLEPEHRPELLTGNLDALPALQAFDWIAGRLAAADLQGQNWTALLEAINKHAEPTTGLRLLISRAELGPAGALLQDGDPKELFSDLVAQEQQWLEQQQRPDESLKNAGWQLRCDEWLEHLTLPGGTELAERWLTEGSPYRQAMGEISKDVMKELRRSLNSLGEGGLRLPMRHQLITGERNTP; encoded by the coding sequence TTGGGCCAGGACCTCTTCGCTTTTCACGGTGAGCAGCAACGGAGGCGGCTGGCCCCCCTGGCCGACCGCATGCGCCCGCGCACGCTGGAAGAATTTGAGGGCCAGAGAGGGATCCTTGCCGACGGACGGCTCCTACGCCGTGCCATCAAGGCTGATCGGGTCGGTAACCTGATCCTGCATGGCCCCCCCGGGGTCGGCAAAACCACCCTGGCGCGGATCATCGCCAACCACACCCGCGCTCATTTCAGCAGCCTTAACGCCGTACTGGCGGGCGTCAAAGACTTACGAATCGAGGTGGATGCTGCACGCCAACGCCTTGAACGGCATGGCTTGCGCACAATCCTGTTCATCGACGAAGTGCACCGCTTCAACAGCGCTCAGCAGGATGCGCTGTTGCCATGGGTGGAGAACGGCACCGTCATCCTGATCGGCGCCACCACAGAAAACCCCTATTTCGAAGTCAACAAGGCGCTGGTCAGCCGCTCGCGGCTGTTTCGTTTACTTCCTCTGGAACCAGAGGATTTGCAGCGGCTGCTGCAACGCGCCCTTGCAGACGACGAGCGGGGCTACGGCAACCGCGCCATCGCCATCAACAGCGATGCTGCCAACCATCTCGTTGATGTAGCGGGAGGAGATGCCCGCAGCCTGCTCAATGCCCTTGAACTGGCGGTAGAGAGTTCCGAACCCGATGGCGACGGAGTGATTCAGATCAACCTGGCCATCGCCGAGGAATCGATTCAGCAGCGGGCAGTGCTCTACGACAAACACGGCGATGCCCACTACGACACGATCAGCGCTTTCATCAAATCGCTACGGGGCTCCGATGCCGATGCGGCGCTGTTCTGGCTGGCACGCATGGTGGAAGCCGGTGAAAACCCCCGCTTCATTTTTCGGCGGATGCTGATTGCAGCGGGGGAAGACATCGGCCTGGCCGATCCGCAGGCCATCGTTGTGGTGGAGGCCTGTGCCGCAGCCTTCGAACGGGTGGGGCTGCCAGAAGGCCTGTATCCCTTGGCCCAGGCTGCGTTGTACCTGGCAGGCACCGAAAAGAGCAACAGCGTTCTGGGCTTCTTTGATGCCCTCAAAACCGTGCGCGATGCGCAAAAACAGGACGTGCCTGGGCATTTGCGCGATGCGAACCGAGATGGAGCCGCCTTCGGCGATGGCGTGGGCTACCGCTACCCCCATGCCTACGCAGAACACTGGGTGGAGCAGCAATACCTCCCCACACCCCTGCAAGGCGAGGTGTTCTGGCAGCCCGGACAACTCGGTTGGGAGGGGGAACGACGCGAACGGATGGCGGAACGCCGGGCAGCCCAACTCGCCGCGGCCGCGGAACTGGCAGCCGACCAGCCTTTACTTTTGAGCAGCGGGCCCGACCGTCCGGGCGTGGACCGCTGGGTCCAGCGCCAACTAGGACAGGAGGGGGAGCGACTGCAGCGCCTGCGAGAGCGGCTCTGGCGGGAGATCCCCTGGACCCGTCGAGATCGAGTGCTGCTGCTGGGGGTGCGCTCGCTGATCTGGGCCCTCGATCCATTGAGGGCCGCCCCGGAAGGTGGCGTCACCGTGCTTTGCGAGAACGAAGCAGACCGGAGCCGGCTAGCAGCACAGATGGATCTGCTCGAGCCGGAGCATCGGCCAGAGCTGCTGACCGGCAACCTCGACGCTCTGCCCGCACTCCAGGCCTTCGATTGGATCGCAGGACGCCTCGCCGCTGCCGACCTGCAAGGGCAGAACTGGACAGCACTGCTGGAGGCCATCAACAAACATGCCGAGCCGACAACAGGCTTACGGCTGCTGATCAGCCGCGCCGAACTGGGGCCCGCTGGTGCATTGCTCCAAGACGGCGATCCAAAAGAGCTGTTCAGCGATCTTGTGGCTCAGGAACAGCAGTGGCTTGAGCAGCAGCAGCGGCCGGACGAGTCCTTAAAGAACGCCGGCTGGCAGCTCCGTTGTGATGAGTGGCTGGAACATCTCACGCTTCCAGGGGGCACGGAACTGGCTGAGCGATGGCTGACCGAAGGGTCGCCCTACCGGCAGGCCATGGGGGAGATCAGCAAGGACGTGATGAAGGAATTGCGCCGGTCACTGAACAGCCTTGGAGAGGGTGGTTTACGACTGCCAATGCGCCATCAATTGATCACCGGCGAGCGAAACACGCCGTAA
- a CDS encoding alpha/beta hydrolase, with protein sequence MFSRLAAGLLAGVSLAALAVPAEAGTSRPVRWNTGGAVWTTTSSEFKTFFSTGDITDRALSSGIGSSGWTAEEIQEGMTKTYAVDIIGVSRFLYSDDGVKFLKDQTRSYFPNWKMKSTSVVALRSAIIADSIDGEISAAGILAELPVDFRLADTCGTYDGIQNLCAPNHCEGDAQCTSLLSWYVFLPACVQANTALPDPALRIAPVRLLW encoded by the coding sequence GTGTTTTCTCGTCTCGCTGCTGGCCTGCTGGCTGGTGTATCCCTCGCCGCTCTGGCCGTTCCTGCTGAAGCAGGCACCTCCCGCCCCGTTCGCTGGAACACCGGCGGCGCCGTGTGGACCACCACGTCTTCTGAATTCAAAACCTTCTTCAGCACCGGTGACATCACCGATCGTGCTTTGAGCTCCGGCATCGGCAGCTCCGGTTGGACTGCCGAGGAAATTCAGGAAGGCATGACCAAAACCTATGCCGTTGACATCATCGGCGTCTCCCGCTTCCTGTACTCCGACGACGGCGTCAAGTTCCTGAAGGACCAGACCCGTTCTTATTTCCCCAACTGGAAGATGAAGTCCACCTCCGTGGTAGCTCTGCGTTCCGCGATCATCGCCGACTCCATCGACGGTGAAATCTCTGCCGCCGGCATCCTGGCCGAGCTGCCCGTGGACTTCCGTCTGGCAGACACCTGCGGTACTTACGACGGCATCCAGAACCTCTGTGCGCCAAACCATTGCGAAGGAGACGCCCAGTGCACCTCGCTGCTCTCCTGGTATGTGTTTCTGCCTGCCTGCGTTCAGGCCAACACCGCGCTGCCCGATCCTGCACTTCGCATCGCTCCCGTCCGTCTCCTCTGGTGA
- a CDS encoding type III pantothenate kinase: MTGSARDVDSALLIGNSRWHWAQRQGNTVRIEHGPPDPGRIGNAPPVWAAVGPVPEPLMAHQDLRIRLGDVPLPQAPPWLGVDRALGAWMAWRCSQEQQLDCSRGLLLVDAGTVLSLTRVTADGCFGGGQLIPGYRLQLQAMADGTLGLPSTPEDLDNDALQEVFPQQTVAAMQRGVLEAMLASIAAAQQHSQGLLWICGGDAALLKRHWCGAKELLQLEGDLQLQALLSLGAGLSSARDR, translated from the coding sequence GTGACGGGGTCTGCACGGGACGTCGACAGCGCCCTGCTGATCGGCAACAGCCGTTGGCATTGGGCGCAGCGGCAGGGCAACACTGTCCGCATTGAGCACGGTCCTCCTGACCCTGGTCGCATCGGGAATGCCCCTCCGGTTTGGGCGGCGGTGGGGCCGGTGCCCGAGCCGCTCATGGCCCACCAGGATCTGCGCATTCGCCTTGGGGATGTGCCCTTGCCTCAGGCTCCTCCTTGGTTGGGGGTGGACCGAGCTCTCGGGGCTTGGATGGCCTGGCGTTGCAGTCAGGAGCAACAGCTCGACTGTTCCAGGGGGTTGCTTCTGGTGGATGCCGGCACCGTGTTGAGCCTCACCCGGGTGACGGCAGACGGCTGTTTTGGAGGCGGACAGCTGATCCCGGGTTATCGGCTCCAGCTTCAGGCCATGGCCGATGGAACCCTGGGTTTGCCATCAACCCCTGAGGATCTCGACAACGACGCTCTGCAAGAGGTCTTCCCACAGCAAACCGTGGCCGCCATGCAGCGCGGTGTTCTGGAGGCGATGTTGGCCTCCATTGCGGCGGCTCAGCAGCATTCCCAAGGCTTGCTGTGGATCTGCGGTGGGGACGCTGCCCTGTTGAAGCGTCATTGGTGCGGTGCAAAGGAGTTGTTGCAGCTGGAGGGTGATCTTCAGTTGCAAGCACTGCTGAGCCTGGGCGCTGGGCTCAGCTCAGCCCGAGATCGCTGA
- a CDS encoding alpha-D-glucose phosphate-specific phosphoglucomutase, translated as MTTSAPAESTQRQVTLATPFTDQKPGTSGLRKSSRQFEEPHYLESFIEASLRTLPGVQGGTLVLGGDGRYGNLRAIDVILRMGAAHGLSKVIVTTGGILSTPAASNLIRQRQAIGGIILSASHNPGGENGDFGVKVNGANGGPTPASFTDAVFECTKTLEQYTIVEAPEIPLDAPGLHSIGAMQVEVIDGVDDFVDLMQELFNFDQIRDLLRSDFPLAFDAMHAVTGPYATRLFEGLLGAPAGSVRNGTPLEDFGNGHPDPNLTYAHDLAELLLEGDEYRFGAACDGDGDRNMILGQRCFVNPSDSLAVLTANATVAPAYADGLAGVARSMPTSAAVDVVAKELGIDCFETPTGWKFFGNLLDAGKITLCGEESFGTGSNHVREKDGLWAVLFWLQILAVRRCSVAEIMAEHWKRFGRHYYSRHDYEAVASDAAHGLYNRLESMLPGLVGQSFAGRKIRTADNFSYTDPVDGSVTTGQGLRILLDDGSRVVVRLSGTGTKGATIRVYLESYVPSSGDLNQDPQVALADMISAINDLAEIKQRTGMDRPTVIT; from the coding sequence ATGACCACCTCGGCCCCTGCGGAATCGACCCAACGCCAGGTGACCTTGGCCACCCCTTTCACTGACCAGAAGCCAGGGACTTCTGGCCTACGCAAGAGCAGTCGCCAGTTCGAGGAGCCCCATTACCTGGAGAGCTTCATTGAGGCGTCGCTTCGCACGCTGCCGGGCGTACAGGGCGGCACCTTGGTACTGGGGGGCGACGGCCGTTACGGCAACCTCCGTGCCATCGACGTGATCCTGCGGATGGGCGCCGCCCACGGCCTCAGCAAGGTGATCGTCACCACCGGCGGCATCCTCTCCACGCCTGCCGCCTCCAATCTGATCCGACAGCGTCAGGCCATCGGCGGCATCATCCTTTCCGCCAGCCACAACCCGGGTGGTGAGAACGGTGACTTCGGCGTCAAGGTCAACGGCGCCAACGGTGGCCCCACCCCCGCCTCCTTCACCGATGCGGTCTTCGAGTGCACCAAGACCCTGGAGCAATACACGATTGTTGAGGCTCCAGAAATCCCACTGGATGCCCCTGGTCTGCACAGCATCGGCGCGATGCAGGTGGAGGTGATCGACGGTGTCGACGATTTCGTCGACTTGATGCAGGAGCTGTTCAACTTCGATCAGATCCGCGATCTGCTTCGCAGCGACTTCCCCCTGGCCTTCGACGCCATGCATGCCGTCACCGGGCCCTATGCCACTCGCTTGTTCGAGGGGCTATTGGGTGCACCGGCGGGAAGCGTGCGCAACGGCACACCGCTGGAAGACTTCGGCAACGGTCATCCCGACCCCAACCTCACCTACGCCCACGACCTGGCTGAACTGCTGCTCGAGGGAGATGAGTACCGCTTCGGCGCCGCCTGCGACGGCGATGGCGATCGCAACATGATTCTGGGCCAGCGCTGCTTTGTGAACCCCAGCGACAGCCTCGCGGTGCTCACTGCGAACGCCACGGTGGCTCCGGCCTACGCCGATGGCCTGGCCGGGGTGGCGCGTTCGATGCCCACCAGCGCTGCGGTGGATGTGGTGGCCAAAGAGCTGGGGATTGACTGCTTCGAAACCCCCACGGGCTGGAAATTCTTCGGCAACCTGCTGGATGCCGGCAAGATCACCCTCTGCGGTGAGGAAAGCTTCGGCACCGGCAGCAACCACGTGCGCGAGAAAGATGGCCTTTGGGCCGTGCTGTTCTGGCTGCAGATCCTGGCCGTGCGCCGCTGCAGCGTCGCCGAGATCATGGCCGAACACTGGAAGCGCTTCGGACGCCACTACTACTCGCGTCACGACTACGAGGCCGTCGCCAGCGACGCCGCCCATGGCCTCTACAACCGCCTCGAATCCATGCTGCCTGGCCTGGTGGGCCAATCCTTTGCCGGGCGCAAGATCCGCACAGCCGACAACTTCAGCTACACAGATCCGGTTGATGGTTCTGTGACAACGGGCCAGGGTCTGCGCATCCTTTTGGACGACGGCAGCCGGGTGGTGGTGCGCCTCTCCGGCACAGGCACCAAAGGCGCCACGATTCGCGTCTACCTGGAGAGCTACGTGCCCAGCAGCGGTGACCTCAACCAGGATCCCCAGGTCGCCCTGGCCGACATGATCAGCGCCATCAACGACCTGGCGGAAATCAAGCAACGCACGGGCATGGACCGACCGACCGTAATCACCTGA
- the bcp gene encoding thioredoxin-dependent thiol peroxidase — MSLQIGDAAPDFTLPDQNGDPISLASLRGKKVVLYFYPKDDTPGCTKEACNFRDRWEQLKANNITVLGVSKDGATSHNKFINKHELPFTLLTDEEPCAVASLYESYGLKKFMGREYMGMMRHTFLIDEEGKLERIYLKVKAATMADTLISDLGLS, encoded by the coding sequence GTGAGTCTGCAAATCGGCGACGCCGCCCCCGACTTCACCCTTCCCGATCAAAACGGTGATCCCATCAGCCTCGCTTCACTGCGCGGGAAGAAGGTTGTTCTGTACTTCTATCCCAAGGACGACACCCCGGGCTGCACCAAAGAAGCCTGCAACTTCCGCGATCGCTGGGAGCAACTGAAAGCCAACAACATCACCGTTCTGGGTGTCAGCAAGGACGGAGCCACCTCCCACAACAAATTCATCAACAAGCACGAACTTCCCTTCACCCTGCTCACCGATGAGGAGCCCTGTGCCGTGGCCAGCCTCTATGAGAGCTATGGGCTGAAGAAGTTCATGGGGCGCGAATACATGGGCATGATGCGCCACACCTTCCTGATCGATGAAGAAGGAAAACTCGAGCGGATTTATCTCAAGGTGAAAGCGGCCACCATGGCCGACACCCTGATCAGCGATCTCGGGCTGAGCTGA
- a CDS encoding efflux RND transporter permease subunit, whose protein sequence is MSASNNFITRPVLSTVCSLLIVIVGLISIPILPIENLPDIAPPTVKVQATYVGADAVAVEQGVTSVLEQQINGVENMDFITSNSSSDGVSSISVSFDSGTDGNINQVNVQNRVSLAEPQLPEEVRKSGVTVNKASNSILLVYNFVNEDPAKTEYSVETISGYLDKNLTDNVKRVKGVGDVTYFGNRKIAFRLWLDPEKLTANNLTATDVVNQLRSQNRLVPAGKIGGAPAPEGQEYTFTVQLQGRLTSTQEFENIILRTTDAGGLVRLKDVGRVELGGETYGIDAMDLKGTPSVGIAIYQLSGSNAIEVSNGVKEVLNEFEQTLPVGLGVQKIYDTTDFINQSIKGVTNSLRDAVILVVLILFLFLQNWKATLVPAIAIPVALIGTFALVLAFGFSLNQLTLFGLVLATGLVVDDAITVVEDTSAKKAEGMTSVQAAMETMDELFGAVIATSLVKMAVFLPVLFFPGATGTIYKQFAATILFSIGISTFNALTFSPMLSALLLSRETKELSRNQYATAGVVLGFIYSLLSAGNGAAAALIPTVIGAVVGFIAGKISGLPLRLPFTVGGAAVGVITTGVIVSNPIPVVLFTAIGGGVGYFIPVIFTNFNRLYGGFEKSYASILDAVLKARPIVMAALAAGILLTGFAFTRIPGGFVPIEDQGYAIGFVQAPEGVSNEKTLAINRQVAEVLRSEEDIASAALFSGASLDGNAPNKGLFFIGMNHWDDRPGKDHTVGAVVKRLNAKLYGAIDGGRVFVVEPPSIPGYGTGGGFEFQLLDQSSGVYSLNEFFGSAQQIIQTANSDSVLNQVYTLFSPQAPQYKIDVDREQMASLGVDFASAMSVFSVNFGGQYVNDTFQEGKVRRVYVQADEVSRATPQRLSAIYVANAKGEQIPLSEFFTVKQTVGPSVIPHFNLYRSIKIDGTPKEGNSSGQAIGAMKQIFNAGSYQGLGFDWTGISREEVKAGSLAVVIFALGILAVFLVLSAQYESYTDPIIILLTVPTALLGALVFLGGAGQVLNIYAQVGLVMLIGLAGGNAILIVDLANQKMGEGESALEAAKFSAKSRLRPILMTAISSLTGFLPLMLASGAGAQSQSSLGLVVFGGLLVATFLSTLVVPVFYVVMKTLLGQADAKPPEDGPTPTPQPS, encoded by the coding sequence ATGTCTGCTTCCAATAATTTCATCACCCGGCCGGTTCTCAGCACGGTCTGCAGCCTGCTGATCGTGATCGTCGGCTTGATCTCGATTCCGATCCTTCCGATTGAAAACCTCCCCGACATTGCACCTCCAACGGTGAAGGTGCAGGCCACCTACGTGGGTGCTGATGCTGTTGCCGTTGAGCAGGGAGTCACCTCCGTGCTCGAGCAGCAGATCAACGGTGTGGAGAACATGGACTTCATCACCTCCAACAGCTCCTCCGATGGTGTGAGTTCGATCTCCGTTTCGTTCGACAGCGGCACCGACGGCAACATCAACCAGGTGAACGTGCAGAACCGCGTTTCCCTGGCGGAACCTCAGTTGCCGGAGGAGGTGCGCAAGTCGGGTGTGACGGTGAACAAGGCCTCCAACTCGATCCTGCTCGTCTACAACTTCGTCAACGAAGACCCCGCCAAAACCGAATATTCGGTGGAGACGATCAGCGGTTATCTCGACAAGAACCTCACCGACAACGTCAAACGAGTGAAGGGCGTCGGCGATGTCACTTACTTCGGCAACCGCAAGATCGCCTTCCGCCTTTGGCTGGACCCCGAGAAGCTGACCGCCAACAACCTCACGGCCACCGATGTGGTCAACCAGCTGCGAAGCCAGAACCGTCTGGTGCCCGCCGGCAAGATCGGCGGCGCCCCTGCCCCTGAAGGTCAGGAATACACCTTCACAGTGCAGCTGCAGGGTCGTCTGACCAGCACCCAGGAGTTCGAGAACATCATTCTCAGAACCACTGATGCCGGTGGCTTGGTGCGGCTCAAGGATGTGGGCCGCGTTGAGCTCGGCGGTGAGACCTACGGCATTGATGCCATGGATCTCAAAGGCACACCTTCGGTTGGTATCGCGATCTACCAGCTCTCCGGAAGTAATGCCATCGAGGTCTCCAATGGCGTCAAGGAGGTGCTGAATGAGTTCGAGCAAACCTTGCCGGTTGGCCTCGGGGTCCAGAAGATTTACGACACCACCGACTTCATCAACCAGTCGATCAAAGGGGTGACCAACTCCCTTCGGGACGCAGTGATCCTGGTGGTGCTGATCCTGTTCCTGTTCCTGCAGAACTGGAAAGCCACGCTTGTGCCCGCGATTGCGATTCCGGTGGCCTTGATCGGCACCTTCGCCCTGGTGCTGGCCTTCGGATTTTCACTCAATCAGCTCACCCTGTTTGGTCTTGTGCTGGCCACCGGCCTTGTGGTGGATGACGCCATCACCGTGGTGGAAGACACCTCTGCCAAGAAGGCGGAAGGGATGACCTCGGTGCAGGCCGCCATGGAAACCATGGATGAGCTGTTCGGGGCTGTGATTGCCACTTCCCTGGTGAAGATGGCGGTGTTCCTGCCGGTGCTGTTTTTCCCAGGTGCCACTGGCACCATCTACAAACAGTTCGCCGCCACGATCCTTTTCTCGATCGGCATCTCCACCTTCAACGCCCTCACCTTCTCGCCGATGCTGTCGGCCCTGCTTTTGTCTCGCGAAACCAAGGAGCTCAGCCGCAATCAGTACGCCACGGCCGGTGTGGTGCTTGGTTTCATTTACAGCTTGCTCAGTGCTGGTAATGGAGCGGCAGCAGCGCTGATCCCAACGGTGATCGGTGCGGTGGTCGGCTTCATCGCCGGCAAGATCAGCGGTCTGCCCCTGCGTCTTCCCTTCACCGTCGGTGGTGCTGCGGTGGGTGTGATCACAACAGGTGTGATCGTCTCTAATCCGATCCCGGTGGTGTTGTTCACCGCCATTGGAGGCGGCGTTGGCTACTTCATCCCGGTGATCTTCACCAACTTCAACCGTTTGTATGGCGGCTTTGAGAAGAGCTATGCGTCGATCCTCGATGCTGTGCTCAAAGCCCGCCCGATTGTGATGGCGGCCCTGGCTGCCGGGATCCTGCTGACGGGATTCGCTTTCACCAGAATTCCTGGTGGATTCGTGCCGATCGAAGACCAGGGCTATGCCATTGGTTTCGTGCAGGCTCCTGAGGGTGTCTCCAACGAGAAAACCCTGGCGATCAACCGTCAGGTGGCTGAGGTGTTGCGTTCCGAGGAGGACATCGCATCAGCGGCTCTGTTCAGCGGCGCCAGTCTCGATGGCAACGCGCCCAATAAGGGTCTGTTCTTCATCGGGATGAACCACTGGGATGATCGGCCCGGCAAGGACCACACCGTGGGAGCGGTGGTGAAGCGTCTCAACGCCAAGTTGTATGGCGCGATTGATGGGGGTCGGGTCTTTGTTGTTGAGCCCCCGTCGATTCCCGGTTATGGCACCGGTGGTGGCTTCGAGTTCCAGCTGCTGGACCAAAGCAGTGGCGTCTATTCGTTGAATGAGTTTTTCGGATCTGCTCAGCAGATCATTCAGACGGCGAACAGCGATTCCGTTCTCAATCAGGTCTACACGCTGTTCTCCCCCCAGGCTCCGCAATACAAGATCGATGTGGACCGGGAGCAGATGGCTTCGCTCGGTGTCGATTTCGCCTCCGCGATGTCTGTTTTCAGCGTCAACTTCGGTGGGCAATACGTGAATGACACCTTCCAGGAGGGCAAGGTGCGCAGGGTGTATGTGCAGGCCGATGAGGTCAGCCGGGCCACACCCCAGCGGCTGTCCGCCATCTATGTAGCCAATGCCAAGGGCGAGCAGATTCCCCTCTCGGAGTTCTTCACCGTGAAGCAGACGGTGGGGCCCAGCGTCATTCCCCACTTCAATCTCTACCGCTCGATCAAGATCGACGGCACCCCCAAAGAAGGCAACAGCTCCGGTCAGGCGATCGGGGCGATGAAGCAGATCTTCAATGCTGGCAGTTATCAAGGCCTTGGTTTCGACTGGACCGGCATCTCCCGCGAAGAAGTGAAGGCTGGATCCCTGGCGGTGGTGATCTTCGCGCTCGGCATCCTGGCGGTGTTCCTGGTGCTGTCGGCTCAGTACGAGAGCTACACCGACCCGATCATCATCCTGCTCACCGTGCCGACGGCGTTGCTGGGGGCCCTGGTGTTTCTCGGCGGTGCCGGCCAGGTGCTCAACATCTACGCCCAGGTGGGTCTGGTGATGCTTATCGGTCTGGCGGGCGGCAACGCGATTCTGATCGTCGACCTGGCCAACCAGAAGATGGGTGAGGGCGAGTCGGCGCTTGAGGCTGCCAAGTTCTCCGCCAAGTCCCGTCTGCGGCCGATTCTGATGACGGCGATTTCCTCCCTCACCGGCTTCCTGCCACTGATGCTGGCCAGTGGTGCGGGTGCCCAGAGCCAGTCGTCCCTGGGCCTGGTGGTGTTCGGTGGTCTGTTGGTGGCCACCTTCCTCTCCACCCTTGTGGTGCCTGTCTTCTACGTGGTGATGAAGACGTTGCTGGGCCAGGCCGATGCCAAGCCTCCTGAGGACGGTCCTACCCCCACCCCGCAACCGAGCTGA
- a CDS encoding thymidylate synthase: protein MSALVAPRDGFPLDHAVPQPSAANLSRRLMQREVTLHQRSEAETLLKEFTRAQMTRHCWGEFAGSLQDLGLSSGSQFQTMVNRDAVRTRLSLEPHHGTEAYLAEVARSGGRLRMYYCRGDRKVAGQAAEGHCPDGWQRISLK, encoded by the coding sequence TTGAGCGCACTTGTTGCTCCGCGAGATGGTTTCCCGTTGGATCACGCTGTTCCTCAGCCGTCGGCGGCGAATCTCAGTCGGCGGCTGATGCAGCGCGAGGTCACCCTGCATCAACGCAGCGAAGCCGAAACCCTGCTGAAAGAGTTCACCCGCGCGCAAATGACGCGCCATTGCTGGGGTGAATTCGCAGGCTCGCTTCAGGATCTGGGGCTGTCGTCCGGGTCGCAGTTCCAGACAATGGTGAATCGCGATGCTGTTCGGACTCGGCTGTCGCTTGAACCCCATCACGGGACAGAGGCCTATCTGGCGGAGGTGGCGCGCTCCGGTGGTCGGTTGCGGATGTACTACTGCCGTGGTGATCGGAAAGTAGCAGGCCAGGCCGCGGAGGGGCATTGTCCGGATGGCTGGCAACGCATCTCTTTGAAGTGA
- a CDS encoding efflux RND transporter periplasmic adaptor subunit: protein MRHPQRLLITFAALITVSSCKSEAPKPPPPKVQAVSTQLAEFTEGIDTVSTLEASNLVELAAQSGGRIEQLKISQGDEVAPGQLLVVLDQVEKKAKADNAKANYERYAYLAETGAASQKDLDRYRTQYISAKAELDYSNLTSPSAGTVADVKVKVGDVIQQGQVFTSLVQNNELEARVEVPAVFSTRLSLGQPVLLSAPGSEDVIATGQVGSIDPRINKQTQGLLVKAVFPNTYGQLKDGQRVRTRVQIKAEQQLAVPFAAVTQTSGQSFVFRLGSFDELKANPGKADLEKLEKGIKAGKLPADAKFALQTPVTVGKLENQLYPITEGLEANQMVATTNLLNLKHGMPVHVQLAKAN from the coding sequence GTGCGTCATCCGCAGCGTCTTCTGATCACCTTCGCTGCTCTGATTACGGTTAGTTCCTGCAAGAGCGAAGCGCCGAAGCCGCCGCCGCCGAAGGTGCAGGCCGTCTCCACCCAGTTGGCCGAATTCACCGAGGGTATCGACACCGTCAGCACGTTGGAGGCCAGCAACCTTGTCGAGCTCGCCGCTCAATCGGGGGGTCGGATTGAGCAACTCAAGATCAGCCAGGGTGATGAAGTTGCGCCCGGTCAGCTGTTGGTGGTGCTCGATCAAGTCGAGAAGAAAGCCAAAGCCGACAACGCCAAAGCCAACTACGAGCGCTACGCCTACCTGGCTGAGACGGGCGCTGCGTCGCAGAAGGATCTGGATCGCTATCGCACCCAATACATCTCCGCCAAGGCGGAGCTCGACTACAGCAATCTCACCTCACCCTCCGCCGGCACGGTCGCTGACGTGAAAGTGAAGGTGGGCGACGTGATTCAGCAGGGCCAGGTGTTCACCAGCCTGGTGCAGAACAACGAACTGGAAGCCCGTGTGGAGGTGCCGGCGGTGTTCTCAACGCGTCTGTCCCTTGGGCAGCCGGTGTTGCTCAGTGCCCCAGGCAGTGAGGATGTGATCGCAACCGGGCAAGTCGGCTCGATTGATCCTCGGATCAACAAACAGACCCAGGGATTGTTGGTGAAGGCGGTCTTCCCGAACACCTATGGGCAATTGAAGGATGGCCAGCGTGTGCGCACCCGAGTGCAGATCAAGGCTGAGCAACAACTGGCCGTTCCTTTCGCCGCTGTCACCCAGACCTCCGGTCAGAGCTTCGTCTTCCGTCTCGGCAGCTTTGATGAGCTCAAAGCGAATCCGGGCAAGGCTGATCTCGAGAAGCTGGAGAAGGGCATCAAGGCCGGCAAGCTTCCCGCTGATGCCAAGTTCGCCCTCCAGACGCCGGTCACGGTGGGGAAATTGGAGAACCAGCTGTATCCGATCACCGAAGGCCTCGAAGCCAATCAGATGGTGGCCACAACCAATCTGCTCAACCTGAAACACGGCATGCCCGTGCATGTGCAACTCGCCAAGGCGAACTGA